tgtaataaaaagctTTAACATAAATAGCGTCTCGAATTTTTTACAACAATTACTCAGGCACGAGGAGAAGGTcggtcattaaaaaaaatattgcatttaaatctttattaaaagtgatttacaaaatgatgaaataaatcCGAAACCTTTGTTATGTATTTCTAGAATAGTTGGGGATGATGATGCCCTTCTCCCTTGCTTGTTCTTCGTACTTGTTCCTCCATACGCCATCGGGGTCGTACTTGGCACATAATTCGTCCCAGAACTCCTTTTCGTGTGAGATAAGCCGTTCAATAACGGTCGTGGCTCCCTCCTTTTGTTTTTCCGTACATTTTTCACAGCCAGTTTTGAGGGCGTCTTGCATATGTtctgaaaataattatgaatatttattcaatttggaTATTAACGAATTGCGTTTCTTTAATAAGCATTCGTGTCTGTAAACGATGCCAGCCAGGACCCATGAGTCGCTCAACCTTAAT
This genomic stretch from Nymphalis io chromosome 17, ilAglIoxx1.1, whole genome shotgun sequence harbors:
- the LOC126774728 gene encoding allergen Tha p 1-like is translated as HDGPPRDLCVAWWGRLIGVEEIFEKSLLTAYVDCMLDKGKCTPEGKELKEHMQDALKTGCEKCTEKQKEGATTVIERLISHEKEFWDELCAKYDPDGVWRNKYEEQAREKGIIIPNYSRNT